ATTCAAAGAAAGGCAGTCTTAGAGGCTGCCTTTTTTTGTCTAAAATTGAAGGCATTTTGCTTGAGCTCTACATCAATGGTGTGTGAAGACTCATTTTAGTCCTATTTATTGGGGTCAAATCAGTACAGCGTATAATTTCATTGACCAAAAGAGCGTTCCACTTTGATGGTTGGTTACGGTCTGAATTGTGAAAATGTGTTTATACTTTTTAAGAAATTGGAGGAATTCTTAGGCCCATTTCAATAAAGTACTTTTCGACATTTGTTCAAATTGATTCTCAAGAAGAATAGAATAAGAGATACGGGCAATCAAAAGAGCGTCTTTTCGACGCCCTTTTGTTGTAAAGCATTCACTTAGTTGCCGGGGATTGAAATCAAAACTAGACTTAAAGAGATTCTAAATTCACAAGAATTGAAAAGCGAACGGTGCCTTCAAGTGGCTGTTGCTGACCGATGGATGAAAGGTAGCTGAAATCAATTCCGACGGCGTCATAACGAAGACCTGCGCCAAAGGTAAAATATTGTCTTCCGCCGTAATTGGCATCTTCATAAAAAAACCCACCGCGAATGGCAAAAAGCTTGGGTTTTCCATACCAATATTCAAATCCCGTACCAATAGTTATTGAGCTAAATCCGCCACCACTTGAACCCCAAGAGGTAAACATAGCTTTAAATACATTATCGACAATAGGCGGGTCACCGGTAAACTCACCATTCGCATCAAGAATGAACTTACGATTGATCAAGAGTTTGGTAAAGTCGGTTGCAAAAATCATTGAATTGTAATCATCTTGCACTAAAGTCATTGCAATGCCAAGTCGAAGTGTTGTGGGCAAAGGGTCAGCTTGGCGTTGATCAATGTAGGTCATCTTATCCCCAATATTTGCGAGCGCCAATCCAAAACGGAATTGGTTATCAAGGTATAATCCAAACTCCGGTTTCCAAAGTACACCTAAATCAAAAGCAAGTTGACGCCCTTGTCCGGTACCTACTTCTTCACCAACATTAACGTTTTGCGGGGTAAGCACACTATTAATAAAGCGAATTCCTAATCCAACGGCCAAAGACGGATCTAACTCAACCCCGTAAGAGGCGGTAATTGCAAATTCATAACTTTTAAAGGAGCCTCGTGAATTACCTCGTTCATCGGTGAATTCACTGGTGCCCAAATTGAGATAAGTAACCGCAAGGCCAAAAGTGCCTATATCTTCAAAATGAGCTTTCGCTGAAAAATAATCGTAGAATAAATCTGCGTTAAAGGCGGGCAACCAATTTGAGTGAGTGATGTTCCCATCGATACCTCGTTGAAATCCGAGTCCGGCAGGATTCCAAAACATTGCACTTGCGTTATCAGCAATCGCGACATTGGCTTCTCCCATTCCATTGGCGCGTGAATCAGGGCTGATGAGTAGAAATGGAACTGCGGTAGTAATCGTTTTAGGCTGTGTTATCGGCTCGGAATCGTCTTGAGCGAAAACGGAACTTGAAGCAAGGATCATTGAAAGTAACAAAGCAAAAGAAAAAACCGAATTTTTGGCTTGGCCGAAAAGATTTTGCATACGAAAAGGATTCATTCAAAAAATCATTAAAAGGCTATTGTAGATGACAATAAGTTTAGAAAAAGGGATTAAGGAAAAAACCCTCAACATTGCCCTTGTGAAATAAAACACGCTGGTGCGTAAAATTATGAGCGGCAAATATAAGGCGAGAGGGTGTTTTTTCAAGAGCAGAAAGCATACCCCAAAGGTTTGTTAAGTCAAGAGAAGGGAAGAATCGCCATAGCTTAAAAAGCGATAGTCCTTAGCGAGCGCTTCATGATAAACCTCTCGCCAGAAATTATTTCTTAAAAAGGCTGCTACCATTAACATCAATGTACTCTCGGGTTGGTGAAAATTGGTAATGAGTGCATTACAGACCTTAAATTCATATGGCGGAAGAATGAATAACTGAGTTTCTCCTACTGCAGATTCAAGTTGATGTTTAAGCATCCATTCAAGAACCGCATCGAATGCAGCACTAGCTCGAACAGGTTTTTCTTGCATTAATTTATAGACTTCCCATTGACCAAGAGAGATTTCAGTGTCTTTCAATCCCGTTCTAAAAATCAATTTCGTACCAAACCAATACAATGATTCGAGGGTTCGCGCTGAGGTTGTACCAACAGCAACCAACCGGCGTTCCTCACTTAAGGGGCGTTCAAGAAATTGAAGTAGGGATTCAATTGTTGATTTTGGGATAGAAATTTTTTCACGGTGCATGACATGTTGTAAAACATCATTGGATTCAACCGGTTTAAAGGTGCCAAGTCCGACATGAAGAGTGAGGTCTTGAATTTCAATGTGTTTCGCGCGTAACCCCTCAAAAACTCGATCTGTAAAGTGAAGCCCTGCAGTAGGTGCAGCAACAGAGCCCTCGTTTACGGCGTAAACAGTTTGATAGCGAATGGTATCACTATCCGTAGTTTCCCTTTTGATGTAAGGCGGCAAAGGGATTTTACCCAATGTTTCTAAAATGGCAGCGAAAGGCAAGCTTTCAGGAGACCAAACAAAATCAATAACCGCATCCGATCCGCTCTTTTCAATAATTTCTGCCTTTAAAAATAGGGGCTTTTCGGAATCAGCTAGCTTAATTGTTGAAGCCACAGAAAGTTTAGCACCCGTAAATATCTTTTTGCCTCCCACAAGGGCTTTCCACCTGACAGTGCCTTTGGCAAAAAGCGATTGGGTTAGGTCGGTTGAAGGAAGTACGGGCTCAGTACATAAAATTTCTACTCGCCCACCCGATAGTTTATTCATCATCAAACGCGCAGAAATGACACGAGTATTGTTTCGAATCAATAAGCTTGAGGGCGGTAGCAATTGCGGGAGTTCGAAAAAGGAATGATGGTTGAGTTTTTGTAAAAAGGCATCTGCAAGCAACAACTTGCTGTGATCCCGATTTTCAAGAGGCATTAAGGCGATTCTTTGTGGCGGAAGTTCATAAGAATAATCGCTCATTAAGAGCTGATGAGGGAAAGAAGGCATTTCTATTGACATATCATCAAACGGAAAAAGGAATTTCTATGATACAACAGCAAATCAAGATGAAATCCATTTCCATATTGCCATTAATATTTGAATTGTGATCATTAAAACAAAAATTCGGTAAAACCAAGAGCGTGCACGTTGCCACGGTTTTACCGGGGGTTTCGGCGAGGGTTTATAAAATGGATCAGTCATATCACTTCATTTAATTTATCCAATTTATAAAAACTCAATAAAACGAGTGGTGTCAAGAAAAGAGGAAGAAATTAGACCAGTCCTTGACGAATTGCCTTTGCAACCGCCTCAGATTTTGAATGGACATGAAGTTTTTCGTAAATGTTACGAGTATGATTCCGAACGGTTTCTGGGCTTAAAAAAAGCTTTTCAGCCACATCACCGATTTTGAGCCCTTGGGAGAGGAGTTGAAGGACTTCTAATTCGCGTGTTGAAAGTGTTGTCGCTGGTGCTGTTGGCGCGTATTGTTGATACATTAGTGCAATACGCTTTGCGACAATGGGTGTAAGTGGCATGCCGCCACTATTTGCATCTTTTAAAGCTTGCAAAATTTGCGAGGCTGGGGTGCGTTTTAAGATATAACCGTTTGCACCTGCCATAATCGCGCGAGAAATGTGATGATCATCTTCAAATACCGTCATCATCACAATTTGAAGTGAAGGAAATTTTTCTTTCAGTAAAGGAATTCCTTCAATTCCCGATTTCCCCGGAAGCCCAATATCAAGCAAAAGAACATCGGCATCGGTTAAATCAAGTAGAGCAGATTCAATGGAGCTGAAGGTTCCGGCGCAATAAAATCCTGTTGAAATTGAAAGAAGCTCTGAAAGACCTTCACGAAACGCTTTATGATCTTCAATAACTGCGACACGAAGCTTATCAGAAGGTTTTCGTTCTGATTTTGATTTTACTGGCGTTGCAGGTTGCATTTTACAATAGTTAAATAAATGAAAAAGTAAGTTTGCAAATCCTGATTCGTTTTACAATGACACATTTGTGTTATTTTAAGAATTGAAATTTAATTGGTACCTCGTTCGGTTTCATCCATTGCAAAGAATTTATGAAAGAAACGCAAGTGTATTTGAGAACAGAACAACGCTGGAAGGGGCTTCAATTTCAAGCAGAAACGCGGTATCAGCCCAGTATGTATATAGCAAAAGTGGAATTTGAGGTTGAAAGCGGGATGAATGAAGATGATAAAGAAGCGTTTGCAAGTACGATCTTGAGGTTATTGGAAGAAAAGATGAAACTTGAATTTAAGAGGCAATTGGAAACAACGGAAGAAAAGCACGGGTTTCTTGAAACTTCAAGCCTTACGCGATTGTC
The window above is part of the Chloroherpetonaceae bacterium genome. Proteins encoded here:
- the porV gene encoding type IX secretion system outer membrane channel protein PorV gives rise to the protein MQNLFGQAKNSVFSFALLLSMILASSSVFAQDDSEPITQPKTITTAVPFLLISPDSRANGMGEANVAIADNASAMFWNPAGLGFQRGIDGNITHSNWLPAFNADLFYDYFSAKAHFEDIGTFGLAVTYLNLGTSEFTDERGNSRGSFKSYEFAITASYGVELDPSLAVGLGIRFINSVLTPQNVNVGEEVGTGQGRQLAFDLGVLWKPEFGLYLDNQFRFGLALANIGDKMTYIDQRQADPLPTTLRLGIAMTLVQDDYNSMIFATDFTKLLINRKFILDANGEFTGDPPIVDNVFKAMFTSWGSSGGGFSSITIGTGFEYWYGKPKLFAIRGGFFYEDANYGGRQYFTFGAGLRYDAVGIDFSYLSSIGQQQPLEGTVRFSILVNLESL
- a CDS encoding S-adenosylmethionine:tRNA ribosyltransferase-isomerase, which gives rise to MSIEMPSFPHQLLMSDYSYELPPQRIALMPLENRDHSKLLLADAFLQKLNHHSFFELPQLLPPSSLLIRNNTRVISARLMMNKLSGGRVEILCTEPVLPSTDLTQSLFAKGTVRWKALVGGKKIFTGAKLSVASTIKLADSEKPLFLKAEIIEKSGSDAVIDFVWSPESLPFAAILETLGKIPLPPYIKRETTDSDTIRYQTVYAVNEGSVAAPTAGLHFTDRVFEGLRAKHIEIQDLTLHVGLGTFKPVESNDVLQHVMHREKISIPKSTIESLLQFLERPLSEERRLVAVGTTSARTLESLYWFGTKLIFRTGLKDTEISLGQWEVYKLMQEKPVRASAAFDAVLEWMLKHQLESAVGETQLFILPPYEFKVCNALITNFHQPESTLMLMVAAFLRNNFWREVYHEALAKDYRFLSYGDSSLLLT
- a CDS encoding response regulator transcription factor yields the protein MQPATPVKSKSERKPSDKLRVAVIEDHKAFREGLSELLSISTGFYCAGTFSSIESALLDLTDADVLLLDIGLPGKSGIEGIPLLKEKFPSLQIVMMTVFEDDHHISRAIMAGANGYILKRTPASQILQALKDANSGGMPLTPIVAKRIALMYQQYAPTAPATTLSTRELEVLQLLSQGLKIGDVAEKLFLSPETVRNHTRNIYEKLHVHSKSEAVAKAIRQGLV